The DNA sequence tctaaagattcgatgtgacgagaaatcttgaaaaattttaaattttgggtggaagtaaacaaggtcttagatTTGTGAAATGACATTTTGGACGGACATTAGTGTTGATGTTGGCGAGTACGGTTGTCCAGAGTCATCAAtactgccttgtttagtttgagaaaaatggatttcgctactgtagcacttttgtttgtttgtgacaaatattatccaatcataaactaactaggatcaaaagattcgtctcgcgatttacaggtaaactgcgtaattagtttttgttttcgtctatatttaatgcttcatgcatgtgccgcaagattcgatgtgactggaaatcttgaaaaattttggaaacaaaACAAGGCTACATCAGTCTCCATCAGATGCGTGCATGTGGCGGCCGTGACTACGGTCACGCGTGATGTCACGACGACCGAAGCTTCTGCTGAACCACCGCACGGCCATATGCAGCGCACCACCAGCCTGCCGGCTGCTGCCGCCGTAGGACCCTCCAGCCTCCACACGATAATGTTATCAACGCCGCCCATGCATGCTTCCGGCgctccggcggccggccgccCGGGAACCTTCCGCCCACAcctaactactactactactacttctCAACCGACACAAACAAACAACACTTGCTTTGTAACCAACACAAACAAACAACACTAGCTTTGTAATAAGCAAATGTTGGTTGAGCTTAAAGCTGAGTCAGTGTAGCTTTTTGACTAACAACATCTCTAAAAGTTTGCCAAATTATACTACTCGTGTAGTGTAGGTAATGTATAGCACTGATCACCTCTTCATGCGTATAAAACGCAGCACACCTGCACCCAAAACTCTCAATCTTCACTGTGCGCATCAAGAGCCACCCATCGCCTCCAAACACCGGGAAAACCACTCGGAAAAGACCCCCGGGgaccgagcgagcgagcgagcatgAAGGCCGGGCCTCCGCCGCACGTTGCCATGCTGGCGACGCCGGGGATGGGCCACCTCATCCCGCTGGCGGAGCTGGCGAAGCGCCTGGCGTCGCGGCACGGCGCGACGGCGACGCTCATCACCTTCGCGTCCACGGCGTCGGCGACGCAGCGGGCGCTCCTGGCCTCGCTGCCGCCCGCGGTGTCGTCGCTCTCCCTCCCGCCCGTCGACCTCTCCGACCTGCCGTCCGACGCCGCCATCGAGACGCTCATGTCCGAGGAGTGCGCGCGGTCCCTCCCCGCGCTCACGCGCGTCCTCTCGGAGCTCGGGGAGgccaccaccgccaccggccGCCTCGTCGCGTTCGTCGCCGACCAGTTCGGGATCGACTCGTTCGACGCCGCGCGCGACGCCGGCGTCCGGACGTGCTACCTCTTCATACCCATGAACCTCCACGCGCTCTCGCTCGTCCTCGACCTCCCGGACCTCGCGGCGTCCGTCCCCGGCGAGTTCCGGGACCTCGCCGAGCCGGTGCGCCTGCCCGGCTGCGTGCCCATCCCGGGGTCCGACGTTCCCTCGCCGCTCCAGGACAGGTCCAACCCTTCGTTCTCGGTGATGGTGCACCTCGCCAAGCGCTACCGTGAAGCTGACGCCATCCTCGTCAACTCCTTCGACGCCGTCGAGCCCGAGGTCGCCCAGGTGCTTCGCCAGCCAGAGTCCGGCCGGCCGCCTGTGTACCCTATCGGTCCACTCATACGGCAGTTCGTCGGAAGCGAAACTGATGGTCCACCATCGTCACCGCGTGCGGCGTGCCTGGAGTGGCTCGACCGGCAGCCGGCGAGGTCGGTCATCTTCGTCTCGTTCGGGTCCGGCGGCGCGCTGCCAAAGGAGGAGATGCGCGAGCTCGCGCTCGGGCTGGAGCTCAGCGGGCAGCGGTTCCTCTGGGTGGTGCGCAGCCCCAGCGACGAGGGCACGCTCAGCGACAACTACTACAACGCAGAGAGCAAGAAGGACCCCTTCGTCTACCTCCCGGAAGGGTTCCTGGAGAGGACCAAGGACGTGGGTCTCGTGGTGCCGTCGTGGGCACCGCAGACGCAGGTGCTTGCACACAGGGCCACCGGAGGTTTCCTGACGCACTGCGGGTGGAACTCGACGCTAGAGAGCCTGGTGCACGGCGTGCCGATGGTGGCCTGGCCGTTGTTCGCCGAGCAGAGGCTTAACGCGGTGATGCTGGCAGCCGAGGGGGTAGGAGCGGCGATACGGTTGCCGGAGAGGAAGGATAAGGAGAGCATCGCAGCGGTGGTGAGGGAGCTGATGGCAGGGGAAGGGAAAGGTGGCATGGTGCGGGTGAAGGTGGCGGAGCTGCAGAAGGCTGCGGCAGAGGGACTCCGTGAGGGTGGCGCCGCCGCGACGGCGCTTGACGAGGTGGTGGAGAAGTGGGAAGCTGATGAAGCGAACTAGCAGAACAGAAGGTGCCCGATCGAGAACACCTAGCATTGCAATTGCAATGCTCTGCCCAGCAGAGTATGTCTGCAGTTTTAAGACCAAATTTCATGAGTTGTGTATGTTCTTGAATTGAATCTCCCGTACGTAGTTTTATGTAtgcatggattttttttttaacaagGAATGTATGCATGGATTAAGTTTACAGAGAGGACCAGTGGGTCGTTTCTTTGTTTGATCTTCATTTGTGTGGTCATGTCAATAATCATTGGAGGGACCTAGATGGCTAGATCAGAATCAGATGCAGTAGCAGTGTAGCACCGGATCCGACCATCCAGCAAGGATTCAACGTCCGTGATCATTCGGACATTACCCCTCTAACTGGTAGCTGCTAAACTACTGCTCTTAGCAACCGATGGGATGACTAAATGAAGCTTATAGATGTACACAGCCCAATCGGACCGGGCCGGGCCAGCACAGGGCGGGCCACGTCGGGCCACGGGCCGACCGGGCCGGGCCACCACCGTGCTGCGGGCCGAGGGTGCGGCCCATGGTCCGGCCCGTGGGCCATTTTCCCGTGCCGCCCGTTCAGTCCGgtcgggccgggccggcccaCATCCCAACAAGCATCTCATGTCTTAATTTACCAGTTTTTTTAACAAAGGTCAATTTTTTTCACAAATTACAACATATGAAAGAAGCAGCATACAATTTCATTGTTTCAAGCAAAAACATATCTCAATTCACAAGTTATATCAAAAGAGAAAGAGCACAAAATCACAACATATAGAACAAAATGAGCGGGCCATGTCGAGCCACGGGCCGACCGGGCCGGGCCAGCACCGTGCTGCGGGCCGAGGGTGCGGCCCATGGCCCGGTCCGGCAACGGGCCGGGCCGCCCGTGGCCCGCAAACACCGGACCGGGCCGTGCCACGGACCGGGCCAAATTTAACGGGCCAAATGTACATCTATAATGAAGCTATTGCTAGCTACTTAGCAATCTGATGGGATGGCatgtatatattaaaaaaaatcataggTACGGTGATTAAAAAATATAGGCTCTCATCCAAggcatttgggccttgtttacttccccatCACATGCATCGAGTCTTTACAAGTATGTATAGAGtaataaatatagacaaaaataaaaactaattgcacagtttggtcgaaatttacgagacgaattttttgagcctaattagttcatggttggacaataattaccacaaacaaacgaaaatgctacagtgtcgcgaaattttttccttcaccaactaaacatagCCTTGTTGCCCCTTGAATGCCTGAGATATGTACTACTACTGGATCTTTGTCCTCTTAATATGCCCATAGGACATGTGTCATCATAGAAAGGGTTGTCCATTCCAATTACTAGACGAATTCCCGCGTGTTACTACAAaaatttaaagatataaatttCAGATAAGCAAATATTAAATTAGTTGGATATTTAATTAGGATACTGTTGTATGAGAATAATATGTTGCTTTAGTGAAGTATGAGAGAATAATATATAAAGAAACAAACGATTCTCCTAAACTTAAGAATGGTTGAATGGTTGTAACGTGATGCCTGTCGTTGAGGGTTGCATATTAAATAGAAGGTGGGAAGAGCCCCACCGTGGCTTACAAGCTGTTACAGCGGTACAAAGGCCCAAAAACCAGGATCTAATCTATGACTATGCTCACCGTACAAAGGCCCAAAGACGATCTAATATATGACTATGCTCTATATTTAGTACAACACATATGCATGATCACGTATGGAAAGAGGTCTACCACTAACACCAGTTAAATGTTAACATTTCTAATAATCAAATAAGTCATATCAAaatgaataatatttataaaaaaattttaaTAAGACGGAGGATCCaacaagataataatatttttgagacggagggagtagcgtCGGGTTTGctctgttttattttttttcttagcgGCAAAGCTTTAGCCATCCCTCCCTTCGAATCTTTCAAACCACTTAATTGATggatatataaaatataaaatgcagATTCAAGAACATGTACACTGACAACTCATGGCTTGGACTTGAAACTGTGGACACAAAAGCTTGTAGAGGAAAGCATTGCTAGGTACTCTGTAATTCTGTATTCCCGATCGGGCACGTTCTAGTTGGCAGCATCAGCTTCCCACTTCTGCACCACCTCATCAAGTGCCATGGTGGCGGCGCCACCTTCACGCAGGCCCTCTGCAGCAGCCTTCTGCAGCTCAGCCACCGCTCCCTCACCACCGCTGCTATGGCCTCCTTATCCTTCGTCTCCGGCAACCGTATCGCCGGTTCGCCGCTCCTGCCCCCTCCGCCAGCATCACCGCATTTTGCCGCTGCTCAGCGAACAAGGGCCAGGCCACCATTGGCACGCCGTGCACCAGGCTCTCTAGCGTGGAGTTCCACCCTCAATGCGTCAGGAAACCTCCGGTGGCTCCGTGGGCAAGCACCTGTGTCTGCGGTGCCCACGACGGCACCAGGAGACTGGAGACCCACGTCCTTGGTCCTCTCCGGGAACCCTTCCGGGAGTTAGACGAAGGGGTCCTTCTTGCTCTCCGCATCGTAGTAGTTGTCGCTGAGTGTGCCCTCGTAGCTTGGGCTGCGCACCACCCAGAGGAAGCGCTGCCGGCTGAGCTCCAGGCCAAGCGCGAGCTCGTGCATCTCCTCCTTGGGTATTGCGCCGCCGGAGCCGAACGAGACGAAGATGACCGACCTGGCAGGTTGATGATCGAGCCACTCCAGGCAAGCCGCACGCGGGGCCAGGGAGTGTGGAGGCACGCCGCCGTTGGCAACGGTGTTGGTGGTGGTGCCATTGGACTGCTGCACTATTAGAGGGCCGATAGGGTACACAggtggccgccgccggccgggcTCTGGCTGGCGCAGCACCTTGGCGACCTCAGGCTCGACGGCGTCGAAGGAGTTTACCAGGATGGCATCAGCTTCACGGTGGCGCATGGCGAGGTGCACCATCACCATGTACGAGGGGTTGGACCTGTCCTGGAGGGGCGAGACGATGTCGGGGCCCGGGATGGGCACGCAGCCGGACAGCCGCACGGGCTCGGCGAGGTCCCGGAACTCGCCGGCGACGGAGGCCGCGAGCTCggggaggtggaggaggagcgATACCGCGTGCAGATTGATGGGCGTGAAGAGGCACCTCCTCACGCCGGCGTCCCGCGCGGCGTCGAAGGAGCCGATTCCGAATAGCGTTGGCAATGGGTAAATCCATTAGGGAAGCCAGAAGTTTTTAGGAGACCGGACAAAATTTATTGTATAAGAATATTTAGctagaaaattataaaaatctACTTTGATATAAAGAAATTTTCTTTATGAACTTGGCCACGAGCCCGGCCGGCCGCCCGGGGTGGCCGGGCGGTGGCTCCGCCACTGCCATCGGGTATGAACTCTCCAGACCCATCCCCGTGACAACAATATGACACCACGGGTATCCCCATATAGGGTGATGGGTGGAGGAATTTCCCCAGACCCATACCCGAGTGGGTAAATTAGACCCGACGGGTCACCCATACCCGCGAAACATCAGCAATTCACAAGCACCAGTCACGTAGTAGCAATTCACAAGCATCGTCACATAGCCACCTCACCATATACCTAGCAAATACCAACATAATAATTTCTGCTGCAACCATTAGTCACAACACCATAAGTATGGTTCATTGTCCATACAAATTACGTAGTAGAGAGTAGTACTTTGCTAGTACTACATAGGGGTTCAGTGTATGGGCTGCCGGTTCACTCGTGGCTGGTGGGCTTCTTTAGTTTTGGGCtggttatttttcacccatgggTAAATGGGTATGGAGACTACTAGAACGTTCCCATACCCGCATACCCAATGGGTGAAGGGTTTGCTCCGTTTGTGTACCCATAGATATTGGTTTCACTCCATATTGGTACCCTAATAGAAGTCCGCATACCCGCATACCCAATGGGTGAAGGGTTTGCTCCGTTTGTGTACCCATAGGTATTGGTTTCACTCCATATTGGTACCCTAATAGAGTAAATATCAATCGGGTCGCGGGCCTCCATTGACATCTTTAATTCCAAACGAGTCGGTGACGAACGCGACGAGGCGGGTGGACTCCCTGAGCTCAGAGAGGATGCCCGTGAGTGCCGGGAGTGAGCGCGCGCACTCCTCGGACATGAGCGTCTCAATGGCGGCATCATGGGGCAGGTCGGAGACGTCGACGGGAGGGAGCGGGAGCGAGGCGACGGACGGCGGCAGCGACGCGAGGAACGCGCGCTGGGTGGCGGACGCCGTGGACGCGAAGGTGATGAGCGTCGCCGTCGCGCCGGGCCGAGACGCGAGGCGCTTGGCGAGCTCCGCGAGCGGGATCACGTGGCCTATCCCAGGCGTGGCGAGCATGGCGACGTGCGGAGGCCCGGTCTTCATGCTTGGTCCTGGTGTTTTTGGGGCTTCTTCCGAGTGGTTGTAGTTTTCAAAGGCGGTGGGGTGGGGGTGTGGTTCTTGTTGCGTTTACTGAGGAGTTTGTGTGTGGGCAGAGCATGCCGGCGTGGTGCATTTTATGTGCAGAGGCCATCAACGCTTTAGGTTTAGTTTAAATTTTAATAGTACGAGGAGGGACCTACGGCGGCGGCAGCCGCCGGGTGGTTGTCGTCGTCGGCGTATGGCCGCCGCGGCGGTTCTGCGCAGAAGCTGCTTCAATATCATGACGGGCATCACACCTCACATGATGCCACCATCCTCTGCAGGCAATTAAGTACTAATAAAGCACTTGTTAATTAACTACTAATAAGATCAACTAGCCTAGTATAACATAGAGGGAGTAGGTACACCTTAATATgtcctaaaaaaaaaaaaagctacaGCTGGAAGTATATATTCTATTACATAAACTTGTGCTCAACTATAACCCGGCCGGTCAACTGTTCCCGTTTGAGGGATTCTCATGAGCCGAGCTGAGTAGCCGGCCGGAGAGACGGCTCACTACTTAGAGAACGAAACAGAACCTTTCGTCGATGTGCCGAATGAGCTTTAGTCCCGGCTTTTTGGGCGcccgaaacaaaaaaaatctttagttccggttggtgttaccaaccgggagtaAATACCTACCTTTAACTCCGGTTTGTGACACTAAGCGGGACTAAAGCTTTTGTCTCGGTCGTTGGCACTAACCGGGGCTAAAAGTAGGTATTtactcccggttggtaacaccaaccgggactaaatcctCCCCGCAATAAATTGAatctccctcctcccttcttTCTCTCCCTGCCCGAGCTCGAGgtgctttgttcttgcttgttctttca is a window from the Sorghum bicolor cultivar BTx623 chromosome 5, Sorghum_bicolor_NCBIv3, whole genome shotgun sequence genome containing:
- the LOC8061727 gene encoding UDP-glycosyltransferase 72B3, whose amino-acid sequence is MKAGPPPHVAMLATPGMGHLIPLAELAKRLASRHGATATLITFASTASATQRALLASLPPAVSSLSLPPVDLSDLPSDAAIETLMSEECARSLPALTRVLSELGEATTATGRLVAFVADQFGIDSFDAARDAGVRTCYLFIPMNLHALSLVLDLPDLAASVPGEFRDLAEPVRLPGCVPIPGSDVPSPLQDRSNPSFSVMVHLAKRYREADAILVNSFDAVEPEVAQVLRQPESGRPPVYPIGPLIRQFVGSETDGPPSSPRAACLEWLDRQPARSVIFVSFGSGGALPKEEMRELALGLELSGQRFLWVVRSPSDEGTLSDNYYNAESKKDPFVYLPEGFLERTKDVGLVVPSWAPQTQVLAHRATGGFLTHCGWNSTLESLVHGVPMVAWPLFAEQRLNAVMLAAEGVGAAIRLPERKDKESIAAVVRELMAGEGKGGMVRVKVAELQKAAAEGLREGGAAATALDEVVEKWEADEAN